A stretch of the Nicotiana tabacum cultivar K326 chromosome 6, ASM71507v2, whole genome shotgun sequence genome encodes the following:
- the LOC107799214 gene encoding subtilisin-like protease SBT1.5, giving the protein MAFSFLYFFLSFFAITVSVSSTVDNPKTFIVHVQHDAKPSIFPTHEHWYESALRSLSTNTHSLEPGGVASENRIIHTYSNVFHGFSAKLLISDAKKLEALPGVLALIPEQVRHVQTTRSPEFLGLTSTDSAGLLKESDFGSDLVIGVIDTGIWPERKSFNDHDLSPVPAKWKGECVAGKDFPATSCNRKLIGARYFSKGYEATNGKMNETVEHRSPRDSDGHGTHTASIAAGRYVFPASTLGYARGVAAGMAPKARLAAYKVCWASGCYDADILAAFDSAVADGVDVISFSVGGVVVPYNLDAIAIAAFAANDAGIFVSASAGNGGPGGLTVTNVAPWVTTVGAGTIDRDFPADVKLGNGKIVPGVSIYGGPSLAPHKLYPLIYAGSEGSDGYSSSLCLEGSLNPNDVQGKVVLCDRGVNSRAVKGEVVKKAGGIGMILANAVFDGEGLVADCHVLPATSVGASAGDEIRKYISTASKSKSPPTATIVFRGTIVNVKPAPVVASFSARGPNPETPEILKPDVIAPGLNILAAWPDGVGPSGIPSDKRRTEFNILSGTSMACPHVSGLAALLKAAHPGWSPAAIRSALMTTAYTVDNRGQIMMDESTGNSSTVMDFGAGHVHPQNAMDPGLIYDLTSYDYVDFLCNSNYTTKNVQVVTRKYSDCSGAKRAGHVGNLNYPSLSAVFQEYGKHKLSTHFIRSVTNVGDPYSVYKVTVKPPRGMVVTVEPEKLMFRRVGQKLNFLVRVQAEAVKLSPGSSIVKSGSLVWSDGKHEVKSPIVVTMQEPL; this is encoded by the coding sequence ATGGCATTTtcctttctttactttttcctttcttttttcgcAATTACAGTTTCAGTTTCATCAACTGTGGATAACCCAAAAACTTTTATAGTTCACGTTCAACACGATGCAAAACCTTCGATATTTCCAACCCATGAGCACTGGTATGAATCGGCTCTTAGATCCCTCTCTACAAATACCCACTCGCTAGAACCAGGTGGGGTTGCGTCAGAAAATCGTATTATTCACACTTACAGTAATGTTTTTCATGGCTTTTCTGCTAAATTATTGATTTCGGATGCTAAAAAACTTGAGGCATTACCTGGGGTTCTTGCTCTTATACCTGAACAAGTTAGGCACGTGCAAACCACGAGGTCCCCTGAATTTCTAGGCTTGACTAGTACGGACAGTGCTGGGCTGCTTAAggaatcggattttggttcggaCCTTGTAATCGGAGTAATTGATACAGGGATCTGGCCGGAGAGAAAGAGCTTTAATGATCATGATCTTAGTCCTGTTCCGGCGAAATGGAAAGGCGAATGCGTGGCTGGCAAAGACTTTCCGGCGACTTCATGCAACCGGAAATTGATCGGAGCGAGATATTTTTCCAAGGGATATGAGGCTACGAATGGGAAAATGAACGAAACTGTGGAGCATCGATCTCCTAGGGACTCCGATGGGCATGGGACCCATACAGCCTCAATTGCAGCAGGGAGGTATGTTTTTCCTGCGTCTACTCTCGGTTACGCGCGTGGTGTTGCTGCTGGAATGGCTCCAAAAGCTCGTTTAGCTGCTTACAAAGTGTGCTGGGCTTCAGGCTGCTACGACGCTGATATTCTTGCTGCTTTTGATTCCGCCGTTGCTGATGGTGTTGACGTCATCTCTTTTAGTGTTGGTGGCGTTGTGGTACCGTATAACCTCGACGCAATCGCCATTGCCGCCTTCGCTGCTAATGATGCCGGAATCTTCGTCTCTGCTTCCGCCGGAAACGGCGGGCCAGGAGGCCTCACAGTAACTAATGTAGCTCCTTGGGTCACCACCGTCGGTGCCGGAACAATCGACCGTGATTTCCCGGCAGATGTGAAACTTGGAAACGGGAAAATAGTTCCCGGAGTGAGCATCTATGGTGGCCCGTCGTTAGCTCCTCACAAACTCTACCCGCTAATTTACGCCGGGAGTGAAGGTAGTGATGGATATTCGTCTTCATTGTGTTTGGAAGGTTCATTAAACCCTAATGACGTTCAAGGCAAAGTTGTGTTATGTGACAGAGGCGTTAATTCGAGAGCTGTAAAAGGCGAAGTGGTGAAGAAAGCAGGTGGAATAGGGATGATATTAGCCAATGCAGTTTTCGATGGGGAAGGATTAGTGGCTGATTGCCACGTGTTACCGGCAACGTCAGTTGGAGCTTCCGCCGGAGACGAAATAAGGAAGTACATATCTACAGCGTCAAAGTCCAAGTCACCCCCAACGGCGACGATTGTGTTCAGAGGCACAATTGTAAATGTGAAGCCAGCTCCAGTTGTAGCGTCATTTTCAGCCCGAGGCCCAAATCCTGAAACACCGGAAATTCTAAAGCCCGACGTGATTGCACCTGGATTGAATATTCTCGCAGCTTGGCCCGATGGCGTCGGGCCAAGTGGGATTCCGTCGGATAAACGGAGAACAGAGTTCAACATTTTGAGCGGGACCTCCATGGCGTGCCCACATGTATCTGGGCTGGCAGCATTGTTGAAGGCGGCGCATCCGGGATGGAGCCCAGCAGCTATAAGATCGGCATTGATGACAACTGCATATACAGTGGATAATCGAGGTCAAATTATGATGGATGAATCTACTGGGAATTCATCGACGGTGATGGATTTTGGGGCAGGACATGTGCATCCTCAAAATGCAATGGACCCTGGTTTGATTTACGACTTAACTTCATATGACTACGTCGATTTCTTGTGCAATTCAAATTACACAACCAAGAATGTTCAAGTTGTTACAAGGAAATATTCAGATTGTAGCGGGGCAAAAAGAGCAGGCCATGTAGGTAATTTGAATTACCCTTCGCTTTCAGCTGTGTTTCAAGAATATGGAAAACACAAGTTGTCCACTCACTTCATTAGGTCTGTGACAAACGTCGGCGATCCATATTCTGTGTACAAGGTGACAGTGAAGCCGCCACGGGGTATGGTGGTGACAGTGGAGCCGGAGAAATTGATGTTTAGGAGAGTGGGACAGAAGCTTAATTTTCTGGTTAGAGTACAAGCTGAAGCAGTGAAGTTATCACCAGGGAGTTCAATAGTGAAAAGTGGTTCATTAGTTTGGTCAGATGGGAAGCATGAGGTGAAAAGTCCAATAGTTGTAACAATGCAGGAGCCTCTGTGA